A stretch of the Mycoplasmoides genitalium G37 genome encodes the following:
- a CDS encoding carbohydrate ABC transporter permease: MFKNNLRFTSWINQHKFYQLDLSLKTRSIKQIVLTLVFKTLVLGFFGLIVIFPFYLMVVVSFASDERALDTRTPILWPDSWNFDNFSRVLSDGKYLNAIVVNTLVTVLSVLLTLFFTICMGYSFSLRKWKYKKLVWFFFLSVLILPESALLIGQYRIVIVANWNNPNSPLIVLGLIMPFVSSVFSGFMYRTSFEAIPSQLKESALIDGCNGFNYFLKIALPMVKSTSWTVGILTAFSAWNSYLWPLLLLGNRVDLNINLWVLQQGILDANSSDEQIRTLLNLKMSAAILAILPMFIIYFLFHKRIMNAIKNRANTIKG, encoded by the coding sequence ATGTTCAAAAACAACTTACGCTTTACTAGTTGAATTAATCAACACAAGTTTTACCAACTTGATCTGAGCTTAAAAACCCGCTCGATCAAACAAATTGTTTTAACGTTGGTTTTCAAAACATTGGTATTGGGGTTTTTTGGGTTAATTGTCATCTTTCCCTTTTATCTGATGGTTGTGGTTAGTTTTGCTAGTGATGAAAGAGCATTAGACACAAGAACCCCAATCCTTTGACCTGATAGTTGAAACTTTGATAACTTTAGTAGGGTGTTAAGTGATGGGAAATATCTCAATGCAATAGTTGTCAATACTTTAGTAACGGTACTTTCAGTGTTACTAACATTGTTTTTTACCATTTGCATGGGTTATAGTTTTTCACTACGGAAGTGAAAATACAAAAAACTGGTGTGGTTTTTCTTTCTTAGTGTGTTAATACTGCCTGAGTCTGCGCTTTTAATTGGTCAGTATCGGATTGTAATAGTTGCTAACTGAAATAACCCCAACAGTCCCTTGATTGTTCTGGGACTCATTATGCCCTTTGTTAGCAGTGTTTTTAGTGGGTTTATGTACCGTACTAGCTTTGAAGCCATTCCATCTCAATTAAAAGAGTCAGCACTCATTGATGGGTGTAATGGCTTTAACTACTTTTTGAAGATTGCTTTACCAATGGTGAAATCTACCAGTTGAACAGTGGGGATTTTAACTGCATTTAGTGCTTGAAATTCCTATTTATGACCATTACTGTTGTTGGGCAACAGGGTGGATTTAAACATTAACTTGTGGGTGTTACAACAAGGGATCTTGGATGCTAACAGTAGTGATGAACAGATCAGAACGCTGTTAAATCTCAAGATGAGTGCAGCGATTCTAGCTATCCTTCCGATGTTTATTATCTACTTTTTGTTCCATAAAAGGATTATGAATGCCATTAAAAACAGAGCCAACACCATTAAGGGTTAA
- a CDS encoding carbohydrate ABC transporter permease, with protein MFKWLLKHHNQPHSLQLGLLDQPLPFWKPFLLFLPALLTTILFTIIPFFLSLQKGFSANSDLYDLSSQSFSLRTFQDLFSESNFVLGLRNSFLYSLISLPFSIIIAIVIASAIVFVYKKLLRGFWQTVFFLPYVTSGVAISIAFVYIFDSASGILNTVFNVNTKWLDSGSRDTFNALWAILIFGVWKNLAFNVLIISTAMLSVNPQLYKVASLDSANPVRQFFKITLPSIRPTLIFLTTLLILGGMQVFPLALFENKPEEAVANGGNSILLYIFQQIQSGNTNLAGAATLVLFVLGVCYGLVLRNGFYLIEWLQWKIKQLYVQKQLTLY; from the coding sequence ATGTTTAAGTGGTTATTAAAACATCATAATCAACCTCATAGCCTCCAGTTAGGGTTACTAGACCAACCATTACCGTTCTGAAAGCCCTTTTTGTTGTTCCTCCCTGCGCTTTTAACAACAATTTTGTTTACCATTATCCCCTTCTTTTTAAGCTTACAGAAGGGTTTTAGTGCTAACAGTGATCTGTATGATCTCTCCTCCCAATCCTTTAGTTTACGAACCTTTCAGGATCTGTTTAGTGAATCTAACTTTGTGTTGGGCTTACGCAATAGTTTTCTCTATTCACTAATCTCTTTACCCTTTAGCATTATCATTGCTATTGTTATTGCCAGTGCCATAGTATTTGTGTACAAAAAATTGTTAAGAGGGTTTTGACAGACCGTGTTTTTTTTACCCTATGTAACTTCAGGGGTGGCAATCTCGATTGCCTTTGTATATATCTTTGATTCTGCCTCTGGTATTTTAAACACGGTGTTTAATGTCAACACCAAGTGGCTTGATTCAGGTTCACGTGATACATTTAATGCCTTGTGGGCTATCTTAATCTTTGGGGTGTGGAAAAACTTGGCATTTAATGTGTTGATTATCTCAACAGCAATGTTAAGTGTTAATCCCCAACTTTACAAGGTAGCAAGTTTAGATAGTGCCAATCCTGTAAGACAGTTCTTTAAGATTACTCTTCCCTCCATCCGTCCTACTTTAATCTTTCTTACTACCCTTTTAATCTTAGGGGGGATGCAAGTCTTTCCGCTGGCTTTGTTTGAAAACAAACCTGAAGAAGCGGTTGCTAATGGGGGGAATAGTATCTTGCTTTACATCTTTCAACAGATCCAAAGTGGCAATACTAACTTAGCAGGTGCTGCTACTTTAGTGTTGTTTGTGTTGGGAGTTTGTTATGGGTTAGTGTTACGTAATGGCTTTTATCTGATTGAATGGTTGCAGTGAAAAATTAAACAGCTTTATGTTCAAAAACAACTTACGCTTTACTAG
- a CDS encoding P68 family surface lipoprotein: MKFKLFFLSSSVLGPIALFTTACSAVYRFDQVDDGKIKLATVTSASASGSLTTIISKYNSQKDPNDYPVELVSLDSRGSYSNGKKDLQAKLLAKDKNNFYNLTFNYSDVVSILSRSQMELSFDTVDTSNFDPSFLSFNNNISNVNPNSIYALPATVSGEVLVLNGPVLHYILSSAKKDSNTTLSTHSASNNSNKGTMVVASDSETSSLWTKLEAAAKMNAQTNETQVLKSNSSESNQTQASDTEIKKIWGDYQEVDGGLKNYTFKASVFNNWKDLNDFATRIAKSFTKLQTTTKKGEEVQAVFGIGSLENALYTALFASGKADYNNFLFNIKNQRINFSNFFNKSSTAFQNLKTIFNSFKSLIDQNGLISNAHFNTPVNDYAKFNQLAFYTSSTARFPYSFASDSVKRLIVNDKTIENKNNKSVFEVNLSSDSDNNSNLIGTVSLENSKQVSLYEKQVDSNKQIGVDALLIKDETLINHLKSLKSQVSAKSASETSQTKQNKTFLAFTTVNADQKAIFDVGKLNGKTAKIIINATETTNAKISTLQEKEAIVLKAPQRFESTDPFPIALVQGPSLIGIHANEREDIETKKFVNWYLNTKVQWEENSIKTPAEYVADKASYLLPFKNRLNNTNSYNEFVKTAVSQFADKNVTKFAEPADFLSNKVRDGVKSNLNAAINNHSIDFDSFINDLTDYLGSDVKNI, translated from the coding sequence ATGAAATTCAAACTATTTTTTTTATCAAGCAGTGTGTTGGGTCCAATTGCCCTATTTACAACTGCTTGTAGTGCTGTTTATAGGTTTGATCAAGTTGATGATGGCAAGATTAAACTAGCAACTGTAACTTCAGCTTCCGCTAGTGGCTCGCTTACTACTATCATCAGTAAATATAATTCACAAAAAGATCCTAATGATTATCCAGTGGAACTGGTTTCACTTGATAGTAGGGGCAGTTATTCTAATGGCAAAAAGGATCTGCAAGCTAAACTGCTAGCTAAGGATAAAAATAACTTTTATAACCTTACTTTTAACTATAGTGATGTAGTTTCAATCCTCTCAAGAAGCCAGATGGAGTTGAGCTTTGATACGGTTGATACTAGTAATTTTGATCCTAGTTTTCTTAGTTTTAACAATAATATTTCCAATGTTAATCCAAATAGCATCTATGCTTTACCTGCTACTGTATCAGGTGAAGTTTTAGTTTTAAATGGACCGGTGTTACATTACATTTTAAGTAGTGCTAAAAAAGATAGTAACACCACCCTTTCAACCCATTCAGCTAGCAATAATAGCAATAAGGGAACAATGGTTGTTGCTAGTGATAGTGAAACATCAAGTTTATGAACTAAATTAGAAGCTGCAGCAAAAATGAATGCTCAAACTAATGAAACCCAAGTTTTAAAAAGTAATTCATCAGAATCTAACCAAACCCAAGCTAGTGATACAGAGATTAAAAAGATTTGGGGTGATTATCAAGAAGTTGATGGAGGGTTGAAAAATTACACCTTTAAAGCTAGTGTTTTTAACAATTGAAAAGACCTAAATGACTTTGCCACCAGGATTGCAAAATCCTTTACAAAACTGCAAACTACCACTAAAAAAGGGGAGGAAGTACAAGCTGTATTTGGGATTGGTAGTTTGGAAAATGCCTTATATACTGCTTTATTTGCTTCTGGAAAAGCTGATTACAATAACTTTCTTTTTAACATCAAAAACCAGCGAATTAATTTCAGTAACTTTTTTAATAAATCCTCAACTGCATTTCAAAACCTTAAAACTATCTTTAACAGCTTCAAATCCTTAATTGATCAAAACGGTTTAATCTCAAATGCACACTTTAACACCCCAGTTAATGACTATGCTAAGTTTAACCAATTAGCTTTTTACACCTCTTCAACTGCACGCTTTCCCTATTCATTTGCAAGTGATAGTGTAAAGCGTTTAATAGTTAATGACAAGACAATTGAAAACAAAAACAATAAGAGTGTTTTTGAGGTTAATTTAAGTAGTGATAGTGATAACAACAGTAACCTAATTGGTACTGTATCACTGGAAAATAGTAAACAAGTTTCACTCTATGAAAAGCAAGTGGATAGTAATAAACAAATTGGTGTTGATGCTTTGTTAATCAAAGATGAAACTTTAATCAACCATCTTAAGAGTTTAAAATCGCAAGTTAGTGCAAAAAGTGCTAGTGAAACTTCCCAAACAAAACAAAACAAAACCTTTTTAGCATTTACAACTGTGAATGCAGATCAAAAAGCAATCTTTGATGTTGGTAAACTTAATGGCAAAACTGCCAAAATCATTATTAATGCTACTGAAACAACTAATGCTAAGATTAGCACCTTACAAGAAAAAGAGGCAATAGTTCTAAAAGCACCCCAACGCTTTGAGAGCACTGATCCATTTCCTATTGCTTTAGTGCAAGGTCCTAGTTTAATAGGGATCCATGCAAATGAAAGAGAGGATATTGAAACCAAAAAGTTTGTGAATTGGTATCTGAATACTAAAGTCCAATGGGAAGAAAATTCTATTAAAACTCCTGCAGAATATGTAGCTGATAAAGCTTCTTATCTTTTACCTTTTAAAAATAGGCTAAATAATACTAACAGTTACAATGAGTTTGTTAAAACTGCAGTTAGTCAGTTTGCTGATAAAAATGTAACTAAATTTGCAGAACCTGCTGATTTTTTATCCAACAAAGTACGTGATGGTGTTAAGAGTAATTTAAATGCTGCAATTAACAACCACAGCATTGATTTTGATAGTTTTATCAATGATTTAACAGACTATCTTGGTAGTGATGTTAAAAACATCTAA
- a CDS encoding thermonuclease family protein codes for MKGFLKPNFSLGALFLTLSPIATACIAEKPVNNRFNFNSEQLARLRKARVNHWRDGDTLEVSFANNHQKPIRIYAIDTPEKAVLSIQRKSEIELKEANKATEFAKSLIPIGSEVWIWPLNSYSYDREVAAVFFKTNPLQLHFESFAVEMVANGHALPIAGNDFDFVFSDLDPFNPLKIVGIELANGLNNAFNNRKNIFSYLENSFQSITMVYQQRGVDQSWTRYLAPSNDFSSTKLGLGLTIYELKLNNG; via the coding sequence ATGAAAGGGTTTTTAAAACCAAATTTCTCGCTCGGTGCTTTGTTTTTAACTTTAAGCCCCATAGCCACTGCATGCATTGCTGAAAAACCAGTTAACAACCGCTTTAACTTTAATAGCGAGCAATTAGCTAGGCTAAGAAAAGCAAGGGTTAACCACTGAAGAGATGGGGATACTTTGGAAGTTAGCTTTGCAAATAACCACCAAAAACCGATCCGTATCTATGCCATTGATACCCCTGAAAAAGCAGTTTTATCTATACAACGCAAATCAGAGATAGAACTTAAAGAAGCTAATAAAGCAACTGAGTTTGCCAAAAGCTTAATTCCCATTGGTAGTGAGGTGTGGATCTGACCACTAAATAGCTATAGCTATGATCGTGAAGTAGCTGCAGTGTTTTTCAAAACCAATCCATTGCAACTGCACTTTGAATCGTTTGCAGTTGAAATGGTAGCAAATGGTCATGCTTTACCTATTGCTGGTAATGACTTTGATTTTGTTTTTAGTGATTTGGACCCATTTAATCCCCTAAAAATAGTAGGGATTGAACTAGCTAATGGTTTAAACAATGCTTTTAACAACAGAAAAAACATCTTTAGTTATTTAGAAAACAGTTTTCAATCAATAACAATGGTCTATCAACAACGCGGTGTTGACCAAAGTTGAACAAGGTATTTAGCTCCTAGTAATGATTTTTCCTCTACTAAACTGGGGTTGGGATTAACCATCTATGAATTGAAACTAAACAATGGCTAA
- a CDS encoding ATP-binding cassette domain-containing protein, with amino-acid sequence MANNKSAIELKNIVVDFGESVAIDNINLSVEKHQLVSLLGPSGCGKTTTLAVIAGLIKPTSGQVLFNGYDVTKKPPQERKLGLVFQNYALYPHMNVFENIVFPLYSDNSWKQAVLEKNSVANHEINCLLLTSNGASVQEIDQLNKLFHDSIEKPKQIQYQINDLNVSVFKNLNELTANLKLIPSKHQFAITNLNKQTLKQINELEAEFKTKWKLQKQTPIKSGVEHNAKLQAIKQHFSYEKQRLKKHYFKTKVELKQTLVENLKLVKKAISEQTKLIKQSSDYTKLKQLKRLIKVEPNQLKKQYKVFLNQLIKNYSLKTDKLTDTQLNEIEQIKTRIVSIKQFINKTALEVANKLAITKILTKRPDKISGGQQQRVAIARAIVRRPKLLLMDEPLSNLDAKLRVQTRQWIRQFQQELQITTVFVTHDQEEAMSISDVIVCMSTGKVQQIGTPSELYLKPANEFVARFLGTPEMNIIECSVKNNQLFWNNHLLVTESFKLNVEKLLVGFRYEQLVVTTNKSSLQAKLINIENLGKHLVATISLFDTTLSMRLELNSHLKVGDSLNFIIKANNLHFFDIDTKQRIEI; translated from the coding sequence ATGGCTAACAATAAGAGTGCAATTGAGTTGAAAAACATCGTTGTTGATTTTGGTGAATCAGTTGCGATTGACAACATTAACCTTAGTGTTGAAAAACACCAACTAGTTAGCTTACTTGGTCCTAGTGGTTGTGGTAAAACCACTACACTTGCAGTTATTGCAGGACTTATTAAACCAACTAGTGGTCAGGTGTTATTTAATGGTTATGATGTCACCAAAAAACCACCCCAAGAACGTAAACTAGGGCTAGTTTTTCAAAACTATGCACTTTATCCGCACATGAATGTGTTTGAAAACATTGTTTTCCCCCTCTACAGTGATAACTCGTGAAAACAAGCAGTTTTGGAAAAAAACAGTGTTGCAAACCATGAGATTAACTGTTTGTTACTTACTAGCAACGGTGCATCAGTTCAAGAGATTGATCAGCTCAATAAGTTATTTCATGATAGTATTGAAAAACCCAAACAGATCCAATACCAAATTAATGACCTTAATGTTAGTGTTTTTAAAAACTTAAATGAACTAACTGCAAACCTTAAGTTAATACCAAGTAAGCACCAGTTTGCTATTACCAATCTCAACAAACAAACTCTAAAACAGATTAATGAACTGGAAGCTGAGTTTAAAACAAAGTGAAAGTTACAAAAACAAACCCCAATTAAGAGTGGGGTTGAACACAATGCCAAACTCCAAGCAATTAAACAACACTTTAGTTATGAAAAACAACGGTTAAAAAAACACTATTTCAAAACTAAAGTGGAACTAAAACAAACCCTTGTTGAAAACCTTAAGTTAGTTAAAAAAGCGATTAGTGAACAAACTAAGTTAATTAAACAGAGTAGTGATTACACTAAGTTAAAGCAATTAAAACGGTTAATTAAAGTTGAACCTAACCAACTCAAAAAACAATATAAGGTTTTTCTCAATCAGTTAATTAAAAACTATTCACTTAAAACTGATAAGTTAACTGATACTCAACTTAATGAAATTGAACAGATTAAAACCAGAATTGTTTCAATAAAACAGTTTATCAACAAAACTGCACTTGAAGTAGCTAACAAACTAGCGATTACCAAGATTTTAACCAAACGCCCTGATAAGATTTCTGGTGGACAACAACAACGCGTAGCAATTGCTAGAGCAATTGTCAGAAGACCTAAACTATTGTTAATGGATGAACCACTCTCTAACTTAGATGCAAAGCTAAGGGTACAGACAAGACAGTGGATCAGACAGTTTCAACAGGAGTTACAAATTACCACTGTTTTTGTCACCCATGACCAGGAAGAAGCGATGAGTATTAGTGATGTCATTGTTTGTATGTCAACTGGAAAAGTGCAGCAAATCGGCACACCCAGTGAACTTTATTTAAAACCTGCTAATGAGTTTGTTGCGCGCTTTTTAGGCACCCCTGAGATGAACATCATTGAATGTAGTGTCAAAAACAACCAGTTGTTTTGAAACAACCATCTGTTAGTTACTGAGAGTTTTAAGCTTAATGTAGAGAAACTCTTAGTTGGGTTTAGGTATGAACAACTAGTGGTCACTACTAACAAAAGTAGTTTGCAAGCTAAACTAATTAACATTGAAAACTTAGGTAAACACTTAGTTGCTACCATTAGTTTGTTTGATACCACCTTATCAATGCGCTTAGAATTGAATAGCCACTTAAAAGTAGGTGATAGTTTAAATTTCATTATTAAAGCTAACAACCTCCATTTTTTTGATATTGATACAAAACAACGGATTGAGATTTAA
- a CDS encoding DHH family phosphoesterase, which produces MKKGSITEAINAIKQFDKIVIFHHVRPDGDCLGAQQGLFHLIKANFKNKEVKCVGNNNNLFSFINMTFTNQIDESFLKEALAIVVDANYKNRIELRELLDKNLFKAVLRIDHHPNEDDLNTSFNFVEESYVACCEQIVEMATVAKWTIPPVAATLLYIGIYTDSNRFLYSNTSYRTLYLAAILYKAKADIRIVHDHLNHTSLADLKFKKYVYNHFKTQGQVIYFICTKKIQKRLRMTADQCARVNLLSNIADYKIWLFFIEQANNEIRIELRSNGINVRDIAIKYGGGGHNNASGAIITNKKQISDVVSDCVKKIVYN; this is translated from the coding sequence ATGAAAAAAGGATCAATAACTGAAGCAATTAATGCCATTAAACAATTTGATAAGATTGTTATCTTTCACCATGTGCGCCCTGATGGGGATTGTTTAGGAGCACAACAAGGCTTGTTTCACCTCATTAAAGCTAACTTTAAAAATAAGGAGGTGAAGTGTGTTGGTAATAACAACAACCTGTTTAGCTTTATCAACATGACATTTACCAACCAAATTGATGAGAGCTTTTTAAAAGAAGCACTTGCCATTGTGGTCGATGCTAATTACAAAAACAGGATTGAATTGAGAGAACTGTTAGATAAAAACCTGTTTAAAGCAGTGTTAAGGATTGATCACCATCCCAATGAAGATGATCTAAACACTAGCTTTAACTTTGTTGAAGAAAGCTATGTAGCTTGTTGTGAGCAGATAGTGGAGATGGCCACAGTGGCGAAGTGGACCATACCACCAGTGGCTGCTACTTTACTATATATAGGTATCTATACGGATAGTAATAGATTTCTATATAGTAATACATCATATAGAACACTATACTTAGCAGCAATACTATATAAAGCTAAAGCTGATATAAGGATAGTACATGATCATTTAAACCATACTAGTTTAGCAGATCTTAAGTTTAAAAAGTATGTTTATAACCACTTTAAAACCCAAGGACAAGTGATCTATTTTATCTGTACTAAAAAGATCCAAAAGAGACTAAGAATGACTGCAGATCAATGTGCTAGAGTTAACTTGTTAAGTAACATAGCAGATTACAAGATCTGACTTTTCTTTATTGAACAAGCTAATAATGAGATCAGGATAGAACTGAGGAGTAATGGGATTAATGTCAGAGATATAGCCATTAAGTATGGTGGGGGAGGACATAATAATGCAAGTGGAGCGATCATTACTAACAAAAAACAAATTAGTGATGTTGTTAGTGATTGTGTGAAAAAAATTGTTTATAATTAA